From a single Nicotiana tomentosiformis chromosome 2, ASM39032v3, whole genome shotgun sequence genomic region:
- the LOC104110859 gene encoding clathrin light chain 1-like, whose translation MASFDAFSMDGESPAPAPAPAASTPFDDGDYGSYEESSFTSPYHGSGGFGGEYEEEVTVEHVSHTVDSPDPYGFVSDSQTDPFGAPIPNGNGKPYDLGDDSEGIFSSDGPVLPPPNEMREEGFALREWRRQNAIRLEEKEKREKEIRNQIIEEGEEYKKAFYEKRKLTVETNQSTNREKEKLYLSNQEKFHKEADKQYWKAIAELIPKEVATIEKKGRKKDQEKKPSVTVLQGPKPGKPTELSRMRHILLKLKHSPPPHMIPPPPPPAKDAKAAKDGKDTKDGKDAKGKDSKNAKDEAPNGTSDAPPSDAKVTQTSEEPTAAE comes from the exons ATGGCTTCATTCGATGCGTTCAGTATGGACGGTGAGTCGCCGGCACCGGCACCGGCACCGGCGGCATCAACTCCGTTCGACGACGGAGACTACGGCAGCTACGAAGAATCCTCTTTCACGTCGCCGTACCATGGCTCTGGCGGATTCGGTGGAGAGTATGAGGAGGAAGTGACGGTGGAACACGTTTCTCATACCGTCGATAGTCCCGATCCCTACGGGTTCGTGTCGGATAGCCAAACCGATCCATTCGGAGCTCCGATCCCGAATGGGAATGGTAAGCCCTACGATCTAGGTGATGATTCTGAGGGAATTTTCAGCTCCGATGGACCCGTCCTTCCTCCTCCTAATGAAATGCGAGAGGAAGGTTTTGCACTCCGCGAATGGCGTAG GCAAAATGCTATCCGTCTTGAGGAGAAGGAGAAGAGGGAAAAGGAAATCAGAAACCAAATTATTGAGGAAGGTGAAGAATATAAGAAAGCATTCTATGAGAAAAGAAAGCTCACTGTTGAGACCAACCAGTCAACAAACCGTGAGAAAGAGAAG TTGTACTTGAGTAATCAAGAAAAGTTCCATAAAGAAGCTGACAAACAATATTGGAAAGCCATAGCTGAGCTCATTCCTAAGGAGGTGGCCACCATTGAGAAGAAGGGAAGGAAGAAGGATCAAGAGAAGAAGCCATCCGTCACAGTTCTCCAAGGGCCTAAACCTGGGAAACCTACTGAACTTTCAAGGATGCGCCACATACTGCTGAAGCTTAAGCACAGCCCACCACCTCACATGATACCACCCCCTCCCCCTCCTGCCAAGGACGCCAAAGCTGCGAAGGATGGAAAAGACACCAAGGATGGAAAAGACGCCAAGGGGAAAGATTCCAAGAATGCTAAAGATGAAGCACCAAATGGAACTTCAGATGCACCTCCCAGTGATGCCAAAGTTACTCAGACATCAGAAGAACCTACTGCTGCAGAATGA
- the LOC104114320 gene encoding RNA polymerase II C-terminal domain phosphatase-like 1 — protein MYNSVVVLYEGERVVGELELLYGGENGVVWGEKVIRISHYSPPSERCPPLAVLHTITSSSTTGNGISFKLEPTKSKSLSQDSPLFLLHSTCLRDNKTAVVSLGREELHLVAMQSKNFGGQCPCFWGFKVASGLYNSCLTMLNLRCLGIVFDLDETLIVANTMRSFEDRIEALLRKINSESDPQRASAMLSEVKRYQEDKIFLKQYAENDQVIDNGKVIKSQSEVFPALSDNHQPIVRPLIRLQDRNIILTRINPMIRDTSVLVRLRPAWEDLRSYLTARGRKRFEVYVCTMAERDYALEMWRLLDPDSNLINSKELLDRIVCVKSGLRKSLFNVFQDGNCHPKMALVIDDRLKVWDEKDQPRVHVVPAFAPYFSPQAEGNNSVPVLCVARNVACNVRGGFFKDFDEGLLQRISEVAYEDDIKQVPSAPDVSNYLLSEDDPSAVNGNKDSLGFDGMADTEVERRLKEAMLASTSVPSQMTNSDPRIAPALQYPVPPAISQSTIQAPVVPFPAQHLPQVTSVLKSSVTQLSPQDTSLQSSPAREEGEVPESELDPDTRRRLLILQHGQDTRDQVSSEPQFPMGTPLQVSVPPRVQPHGWFPVEEEMSPRQLNRALPPKEFPLNSETMHINKNRPPHPPFLPKMETSVPSDRVLFESQRLPKEVIPRDDRMRFSQSQPTFHPMPGEEVSLGRSSSSNRDLDLEPGHYDPYLETPAGALQDIAFKCGAKVEFKSGLLSSPELQFSVEVWFAGEKIGEGIGRTRREAQRQAAEESLMNLADKYLSRLKPDPSSTAGDGFRFPNASDNGFVDDMSPFGYQSYLKEDRVSHSFASEPSRVLDPRLEVLKKSVGSVASLRELCAIEGLGLAFQTQPQLSANPGKTEIYAQVEIDGQVFGKGIGSTWDDAKAQAAERALVALKSELGQFSHKRQGSPRSLQQGFSNKRLRPEYSRGMQRLPSSGRFPKNTSAMP, from the exons atgtaTAATTCGGTGGTGGTATTGTATGAAGGAGAAAGAGTGGTGGGAGAACTGGAATTGTTGTATGGTGGTGAAAACGGTGTCGTATGGGGAGAGAAGGTAATAAGGATCTCTCACTATTCGCCACCAAGTGAGAGGTGTCCACCACTGGCAGTACTACACACAATTACTTCATCATCTACTACTGGAAATGGAATAAGCTTCAAATTGGAACCAACAAAATCAAAGTCGCTGTCCCAAGACTCGCCGCTCTTTCTTTTGCACTCCACTTGTCTCAGAGATAACAAG ACTGCAGTAGTGTCACTTGGAAGAGAGGAGCTTCATTTAGTTGCCATGCAGTCTAAGAATTTTGGCGGACAGTGTCCTTGCTTTTGGGGATTTAAGGTTGCATCAGGGCTTTACAATTCTTGTTTAACAATGCTAAACCTTAGATGTCTTGGCATTGTATTTGACCTTGATGAGACACTCATAGTTGCCAACACAATGCGTTCATTTGAGGATAGAATAGAGGCCTTGCTACGGAAAATAAATTCAGAGTCAGATCCGCAGCGTGCCTCTGCTATGCTATCTGAGGTCAAGCGTTATCAGGAGGATAAGATTTTTTTGAAGCAATATGCCGAAAATGATCAGGTTATTGACAATGGAAAGGTGATCAAATCTCAGTCTGAGGTTTTCCCAGCGTTGTCTGATAATCACCAACCTATCGTCAGACCCCTGATTAGGTTGCAAGATAGAAACATTATTCTTACTCGTATTAATCCAATG ATCCGAGATACTAGTGTTCTTGTGAGATTGAGACCTGCTTGGGAGGATCTCCGAAGCTATCTGACTGCAAGGGGTCGGAAGCGCTTTGAAGTTTATGTATGCACAATGGCTGAAAGAGATTATGCTTTAGAAATGTGGAGGCTTCTTGACCCAGATTCAAACTTGATTAACTCAAAAGAGCTCTTGGATCGTATTGTCTGTGTTAAATCTG GTTTGAGGAAATCTTTGTTCAATGTATTCCAAGATGGAAATTGTCATCCTAAGATGGCATTGGTGATTGATGATCGCTTGAAAGTGTGGGATGAGAAGGATCAACCACGAGTGCACGTTGTTCCTGCATTTGCTCCATATTTTTCCCCTCAAGCTGAA GGCAACAATTCTGTTCCTGTCCTTTGTGTTGCCAGAAATGTAGCCTGCAATGTCAGAGGTGGATTTTTCAA AGATTTTGATGAGGGCCTATTACAACGAATATCTGAAGTTGCTTATGAAGATGACATTAAGCAAGTTCCTTCTGCTCCAGATGTTAGCAACTATTTGCTTTCAGAG GATGATCCTTCAGCTGTAAATGGGAATAAAGATTCACTTGGATTTGATGGCATGGCTGATACTGAGGTTGAAAGGAGACTAAAG GAAGCAATGTTGGCTTCAACCAGTGTTCCTTCTCAAATGACAAATTCGGATCCAAGAATCGCACCAGCTCTCCAGTACCCCGTCCCACCTGCTATTTCACAATCAACAATTCAAGCGCCAGTGGTGCCTTTTCCTGCTCAGCATCTCCCTCAAGTGACTTCTGTTCTTAAATCATCAGTAACTCAATTAAGTCCTCAGGACACAAGCTTGCAAAGTTCTCCTGCTAGGGAAGAGGGCGAGGTACCAGAATCTGAACTAGATCCTGATACAAGGAGGAGACTGCTTATATTGCAACATGGTCAAGACACGAGAGATCAAGTATCAAGTGAACCACAGTTTCCTATGGGGACTCCATTACAAGTGTCTGTACCACCTCGGGTGCAGCCACACGGTTGGTTTCCAGTGGAGGAAGAGATGAGCCCTAGACAACTTAATCGAGCATTGCCTCCCAAGGAATTTCCTTTAAATTCAGAGACTATGCATATTAACAAGAATCGGCCTCCTCATCCACCTTTTCTTCCCAAAATGGAGACCTCTGTCCCATCTGATAGAGTTCTTTTTGAAAGCCAGAGGCTGCCAAAAGAG GTAATCCCTAGGGATGACAGGATGAGATTTTCTCAGTCACAACCTACTTTTCATCCAATGCCAG GTGAGGAAGTCTCCTTGGGTCGGTCATCTTCCAGCAACAGGGATCTTGACCTTGAACCTGGACATTATGATCCATATTTAGAAACACCTGCTGGAGCTTTACAGGATATTGCATTCAAGTGTGGAGCAAAG GTGGAATTCAAGTCAGGTTTGCTTTCAAGTCCAGAACTGCAGTTTTCTGTGGAG GTGTGGTTTGCTGGAGAAAAAATTGGAGAAGGAATTGGCCGGACGAGAAGGGAAGCACAGCGTCAGGCTGCTGAGGAATCTCTTATGAATCTGGCAG ACAAATACTTGTCACGTCTCAAACCTGATCCCAGTTCCACAGCAGGGGATGGATTTAGGTTTCCAAATGCAAGTGATAATGGGTTTGTTGACGACATGAGTCCTTTTGGGTATCAATCATATCTCAAGGAGGATCGTGTGTCACATTCGTTTGCATCAGAGCCTTCCAGAGTGTTGGATCCAAGGCTGGAGGTCTTGAAGAAGTCAGTGGGTTCAGTTGCCTCCCTTAGAGAACTG TGTGCGATTGAAGGACTTGGTTTGGCATTCCAAACTCAGCCTCAACTTTCAGCTAATCCGGGGAAAACTGAAATATACGCCCAG GTGGAAATAGATGGACAAGTATTTGGCAAGGGAATTGGTTCAACATGGGATGATGCTAAAGCACAG GCTGCTGAAAGGGCTCTAGTTGCTTTGAAGTCAGAGCTGGGTCAATTTTCTCACAAGCGTCAGGGTTCTCCGAG ATCATTGCAGCAGGGATTCTCCAATAAAAGATTGAGACCTGAGTATTCTCGGGGTATGCAGCGACTACCATCTTCTGGTAGATTCCCAAAGAACACTTCTGCTATGCCATGA